A segment of the bacterium genome:
TATCCAACACAAAAGTCTGAATATTTTGAAAGCTCCAGGCTCTGCCTTAAGGCTGGAAGGAATTCAAGGTCGATATTATCAAAAATACGGGGCATATCAACTCCTTCTGGGAAAGCGGGGGACACTTCCCCTACTCTATCCAGGTCTTAATCTATCAAATGCATTTCCACTTTTTTGTAACTATTCAGCCACAGATGGACACGGATGAAACACTGAAAATTCGTGAATCGTGTCCGGTATCCGTGTCCGTAATTAGGCTCAAGGCTAAAGGGTTTTTCTCCTTCTGACTTTTATTTTCTATCCTTCTTGATTCTCTGCCAGTGTAGGAAATTTCCACCCCCAACCCCCGCCAGCGGGGGGACACAACCCGCCTCTGACCTCTGTCTTCTGTCCTCTGCTTTCTATCTTCTGCTCTCTGTATTTATCCGTGCTAATCCGTGATAATCAATGGTTGAATAGTTACCTATTTTTAATATATTCCTTTTACTCCGATTTTAGATAATATGGGATACGTTCCGAATTATCCATGTTCAACGGTACACATTGCGGCGATGCCCAATATGAAGAATGGTTATAACTTGTCGCCTGTCATCAATCTCGTAAATTACGCGGTAATCACCTATTCGGATACGCCATCCTTCACGACCAATCAACTTGAGACAACCTGATGGCCTTGGGTCTTGAGCAAGAGCACGAATAGTATCACAAACTTTCTCATAGATTCCACCATGTAATCGAGCCAATTCTTTCTGAGCACTACGCAGAATAGCAATGGTATAATTCATTGGCGACCTCGTTCAATCTCGGCAACTGCTTGCTCAAATGGAATAATTTCATCCCCAGAAGTTTTGGCAGAGTCATAGGCGCGAATACATTCCAGTTCCTCCAATCCCTCAAGGAGTTTACGATATTCTCCTATATCTAAAATCACATCCGTGTGCTTTCCCTTTTCATCCACTACATAGCGTTCCTTGAATGTAGGCATTAGACTTACCTCCTCTATTTCGTCCAGTGGCAACAATTCTCGGCGAATTATAATAAAAGTCAAACCTGTTATCACCATAAGAACCATCTACCACACAGGTTATTGAAATATCTGAATATCCTGGAAATTCATAATCACGCCTATCTTTATCCCTGATAATCTTAAACTTGAGGTAATTGATAAGTATTGTTTATAGTTAAAGTTAGGCAACGACTTTTAGATTTTCTACAATAACTCCTTTGTCTTCAATGCCTTTGAGTAATTTAGAGGCATCAAGTATTTCTATACCCACAAGTTTTTCATAAGTACCCAAATTTAGTGCGACTTGTTCTGAAAGCCGTCATGTTCTACACTCCATTGGTTCTTCTATAAAACGGATGTAGATGGCATCAGATTGTGCATCATAATTTATCCTCATACCCATTTACCTCTTTTAGATTGTCGAAAGATTATCTCCCATTTTCATAGCAATACCTAACATCTTCCAACTAACCCCATTGGACTAACCAAATGCCTTTTCAACCACCTATTTACTTCTTTCATCCCCAACGCCAGCCCCAATATCTCGGTAAAATAAAATACCGGCATATTTGTTCCATTCTGGCGCATCTCAAGGTTTGTTTGACACAATGGACAGGCAGTAACAATACATTCTGCATTAGCTCGTTTTGCCATAAAGACAAGTTTCTTCACCAATTCAACTACCACCTCAGTTTGTGATAAAGATAATCCTGCACCACAACAATCTGTTTTATATGACCAGGAAACGACATCACATCCGCAAGCCTCAAGTATTTTATCCATAGATTGTGGCTGTTCTACAGAATCAAATCCGTCTTTTTGTGGTGGTCTGGTTATCAAACAGCCGTAATAAGGAGCAACCTTTAACCCGGACAAAGTTTTTTTTACCATTTTAGCAATTTGTCCTACCTCCTGATAGAGCACATCTAACAAATGCCTGACCTTAAGTTCACTGGAAAGTGGAACTCCATCTTTTTGTTCCAACCTTTGAATGTCCCCCGCTGGCGGGGGTAAGGGGGTGGAATATCGTGCGATACCAACTATTTGTTCCAACCTTTGTCTTTTCTCACCATCCTCTTTTAATTCCTTATCTGCCTGTTTGAGATTGCTATAGCAGGCTGAACAAGGAACAACTATATCCAGACCTGCATTTTGAGCCAGCAGGAGATTGCGACCACTCAAGTCTGTAGATAAGTTATGATTCAGGCTATGCGCCGCACTGGCTCCACAGCAATTCCAATCCGGTATCTCTATCAGTTCTATATCCAACGCCTGGCAGACTGCTCGTGTTGATTCATCATATTCCTTGCCTGTAGAATGAAGTGAACAACCGGGATAATACGAAAATTTCATTTTATTTACTCCTCTTAAACATTTGTTTCACAGCCTTCTTGTCTTTAATAATCTCCGGGAATATATTCAACTTCCCCTTCAAAAACATTTGTTGTCCAGCCTGCATATCCTGAAATAGATTGCCACTCTTTAACTTGAACAGCCCAATCAGTTCTACCTCGTGTGCCCGACCCCATCTTTTAACGCTATTAAGAAATAGTTGATGGAACATAGTTACATTTGGTTGTTTGCTGGGTATTTTTTCTTTTATGGCTATCTCACGCAGGGTATCCATAACGCGGGGGATGTCTATTTGCATTGGGCATCTGGTAAGACAGGTTTGACATCCAACACATAACCAAATGACAGAAGAGCAAAGCACTCTATCTTTGTCACCCATCTGAATCATTCGGTTAATCTGATTAGGTTTGTAGTCCATCCATGAGGCGATAGGACAACCGGATGAGCATTTCAAACATTGAAGACATTTATTTACATTTTGATTGCTTTTTTCTCTTACTTGTAACTCTAAATTCATCATCTAAATTCCTTTTTGTGAAATTATTATATCAGAATAAAGTAGTTATGTCAAGAAGAAAAACCAGCGAATTTATTCACTTGACAAAATGAGGAGTAAATGGTATTATTGAGTTCAACATTTTAATAGAAAATGGAGAAGAAAATGACAGGTCAATTTTTAGACGAGAAAAAAAAGATATTAACAAGTGGTTCACGAAAGCTCGGTTCTCTTGAAGTTAATGAGAATGAAACAAAGGCATATTTTACCTTTTTCCCGCCAGAAAATGGTAAAGTAATTAACCCTGAAGAAATAATTTCATCTTTACACGAGGAAGGTATTTTAGATATAGATA
Coding sequences within it:
- a CDS encoding type II toxin-antitoxin system RelE/ParE family toxin; the protein is MNYTIAILRSAQKELARLHGGIYEKVCDTIRALAQDPRPSGCLKLIGREGWRIRIGDYRVIYEIDDRRQVITILHIGHRRNVYR
- a CDS encoding CoB--CoM heterodisulfide reductase iron-sulfur subunit B family protein, encoding MKFSYYPGCSLHSTGKEYDESTRAVCQALDIELIEIPDWNCCGASAAHSLNHNLSTDLSGRNLLLAQNAGLDIVVPCSACYSNLKQADKELKEDGEKRQRLEQIVGIARYSTPLPPPAGDIQRLEQKDGVPLSSELKVRHLLDVLYQEVGQIAKMVKKTLSGLKVAPYYGCLITRPPQKDGFDSVEQPQSMDKILEACGCDVVSWSYKTDCCGAGLSLSQTEVVVELVKKLVFMAKRANAECIVTACPLCQTNLEMRQNGTNMPVFYFTEILGLALGMKEVNRWLKRHLVSPMGLVGRC
- a CDS encoding 4Fe-4S dicluster domain-containing protein, whose product is MMNLELQVREKSNQNVNKCLQCLKCSSGCPIASWMDYKPNQINRMIQMGDKDRVLCSSVIWLCVGCQTCLTRCPMQIDIPRVMDTLREIAIKEKIPSKQPNVTMFHQLFLNSVKRWGRAHEVELIGLFKLKSGNLFQDMQAGQQMFLKGKLNIFPEIIKDKKAVKQMFKRSK